In the Sandaracinus amylolyticus genome, ACAACCATCGCGCTGCGTGACAGTCGCGTGAGGAATCGACGACGCGCTCGGATCAGCGCTTCTTCGCAGCGGCCTTCTTGGTCGCGGCCTTCTTCACCGGAGCCTTCTTCGCGGCCGCTTTCTTCGCGACTGCCTTCTTCGGCGTCGGGAGCGTCGGAGTCGGCTTCGCGGGCGTGGTGGCGACTGCTCCGCTCGCGAGCGTCTTCACCAGCGTCTTGGGCGCGACCGCGCGATAGCTCTCGTCGAGCCAGTCGAGGAGCATCGGAATCGGCACGTCGTCGTCGACCCCGAACTTCGCGCTCACCCATCCGCTCTTCCCGAGCCCGTACCCGGTCGGCTGCGCGAAGGGGAGCATCAGCGCGACGTTGTTCGACTCGGGCAGCTTCATGCTCAACGAGAGCCCGGTCGCGTCGGTGAAGAGGAAGCAGAACGTCTTGTTCTTCACCTTGAAGGCCGCGTGATCCCACGGCCGATCCTCGTGGGTCCCGGGATAGGCGAGGGCCTTCGCGCGAATCGTCTCTTCGTGCGCCTTGATGTGCGCCGGCGGCTCGGTCGTCGGATGCATGCGCCGTCGAGTCTACCGCTCGCTCGCGAGCTTCGCGCGCACGTCCATGAGGATGCGACCGAGCATGTTCTTGCCGCTCCCGTCGCCGCCATCGCCCCAGTAGTCGTCGTTCTCGGTGTGCTCGACCAGCTTCGCGTCGCCGGTCGCGAGGAGCAGCGCGCGCAGCTCGTCGTGCTGCGAGAACTTCGCCTCGACCGCCTCGCGCATGATCGAGACCTTCACCGACTCCCAGTCACGCCGCAGCTTCCGACTCCGATCCCGTCCCAGCCGCGCCGCGATCATCGGCGTCTTCGCGCGCCGAACGGCGTCGCGGTCCTTCGCGTCGACGAGCTTCTGCGCCTGGAAGTAGTGCTCGCTCGTCGCCCAACGCTCGC is a window encoding:
- a CDS encoding MmcQ/YjbR family DNA-binding protein, whose product is MHPTTEPPAHIKAHEETIRAKALAYPGTHEDRPWDHAAFKVKNKTFCFLFTDATGLSLSMKLPESNNVALMLPFAQPTGYGLGKSGWVSAKFGVDDDVPIPMLLDWLDESYRAVAPKTLVKTLASGAVATTPAKPTPTLPTPKKAVAKKAAAKKAPVKKAATKKAAAKKR
- a CDS encoding NADAR family protein — protein: MTNVIRFYSVTDEYGEFSNFAPFPIVVRGERWATSEHYFQAQKLVDAKDRDAVRRAKTPMIAARLGRDRSRKLRRDWESVKVSIMREAVEAKFSQHDELRALLLATGDAKLVEHTENDDYWGDGGDGSGKNMLGRILMDVRAKLASER